The genomic region GAGAGTTATGAAGGATTTCTCAGAGATCTCCGTTGGTGGAGGTATCAGGGACAGATCTAGATTGGAGAGATTCCTTTCGTCCGGAGCAACCAAGGTTGTCATGTCCACCCTTGCCTTTACTAAACCTGACACTTTCAGGAGGGTCGTGGCAGGGTACGAGAACAGGGTACTGGTGTCTGTGGATTACTGCGAAAGAAAGGTTCTAATCAAGGGCTGGAACGAGTCTGCCATGTCCTTTGAGGAGGCAATCTCTCACGTAAATTCCCTAGGGGTGAGGGGTGTGATCTTCACATACGTTTGCAACGAGGGAACCCGAAACGGAATAGATCCTGAAATAGGGAGGTACGTCAACCTTGTTCAAGGGGAGAAGGGATACGCCGGTGGAATAGGCTCAATTCAGGACCTTCAGGAACTAGATAAGATGGGGTTCCATTTTGCCATAGTGGGTATGTCGCTCTATGCAGGAGTTCTTAGGGGTGTAACCAGTGTCTAGGTATGTTGAGAAAGTCAGGGAAACCAAGGAGACTAAGGTCCAAGTGAAGCTGGAGCTAGACGGAGAGGGAAAGGTGGAGATCAGAACCCCAGTTCCCTTCTTTGACCACA from Metallosphaera sedula DSM 5348 harbors:
- the hisA gene encoding 1-(5-phosphoribosyl)-5-((5-phosphoribosylamino)methylideneamino)imidazole-4-carboxamide isomerase; translated protein: MKVVPSIDISKGMAVKRVRGREGTGLVLGDPLKIAEELRNMGYTSVHLVDLDAAEGKGDNVEVIERVMKDFSEISVGGGIRDRSRLERFLSSGATKVVMSTLAFTKPDTFRRVVAGYENRVLVSVDYCERKVLIKGWNESAMSFEEAISHVNSLGVRGVIFTYVCNEGTRNGIDPEIGRYVNLVQGEKGYAGGIGSIQDLQELDKMGFHFAIVGMSLYAGVLRGVTSV